The Meriones unguiculatus strain TT.TT164.6M chromosome 1, Bangor_MerUng_6.1, whole genome shotgun sequence genome has a segment encoding these proteins:
- the Sdc1 gene encoding syndecan-1 — translation MRHAALWLWLCALALRLQPTLPQIVAVNVPPEDQDGSGDDSDNFSGSGTGALPDITLSRQTSSTWKDVWLPTTMPIAPEPTSRDAEAAFTSILPAGEKQEEEESVLVTEAEETGFTAQDEEKEVTTTRPRETTQLLITQRASTARATTTQAPVTSHPHRDVQPGPHKTLAPIAPGQPDHQPPSVEDGGASDINVVAEDGTTNQLPTGEGSGEQDFTFETSGENTAVPAVEPGLRNQPPVDEGATGASQGLLDRKEVLGGVIAGGLVGLIFAVCLVAFMLYRMKKKDEGSYSLEEPKQANGGAYQKPTKQEEFYA, via the exons ATGAGGCACGCGgcgctctggctctggctctgcgCGCTGGCGCTGCGCCTGCAACCTACCCTCCCG CAAATTGTGGCTGTAAATGTGCCTCCTGAAGATCAGGATGGCTCCGGGGATGACTCTGACAACTTCTCTGGCTCAGGCACAG GTGCTTTGCCGGATATCACTCTGTCAAGGCAGACATCTTCCACTTGGAAGGATGTGTGGCTCCCGACAACCATGCCCATAGCTCCAGAGCCCACCAGCAGGGATGCTGAGGCTGCTTTTACCTCCATCCTGCCAGCtggagagaagcaggaggaggaagagtcagTGCTTGTTACAGAAGCAGAGGAGACTGGCTTTACTGCTCAGGACGAGGAAAAGGAGGTCACCACCACCAGGCCCAGGGAGACCACACAGCTCCTGATCACCCAACGGGCCTCAACAGCCAGAGCCACCACAACCCAGGCACCTGTCACATCTCATCCCCACAGGGATGTGCAACCTGGCCCCCATAAGACCTTGGCTCCCATAGCACCTGGCCAACCTGACCATCAGCCTCCAAGTGTGGAGGATGGAGGTGCTTCTGACATCAATGTGGTTGCCGAGGATGGGACTACCAACCAGCTTCCTACAGGGGAGGGCTCTGGAGAGCAG GACTTCACCTTTGAAACATCTGGGGAGAACACAGCTGTGCCTGCTGTAGAGCCTGGCCTTCGGAATCAGCCCCCAGTGGATGAAGGAGCTACAGGTGCTTCTCAGGGCCTTTTGGACAGGAAGGAAGTGCTGGGAG GTGTCATTGCTGGAGGCCTGGTGGGGCTCATCTTCGCTGTGTGCCTGGTGGCTTTCATGTTGTACCGGATGAAGAAGAAGGATGAAGGCAGCTACTCCTTGGAGGAGCCCAAACAAGCCAATGGTGGTGCCTACCAGAAACCCACCAAGCAGGAGGAGTTCTACGCCTGA